DNA from Methylobacterium currus:
GTGAACTCGTCGATGACGTTCAGCAGGCGGACCTTGCGCCCGTCATGCGTGCGCGCCTCGACGAAGTCGTAGGACCAGACATGATCGCGGTGCTCGGGCCGCAGCCGGACACAGGAGCCATCCCCGTCCCACAACCGACCCTTCTTGGGCTGGCGAGCCGGCACCTTGAGCCCCTCCTGCCGCCACAGCCGCTCGACCCGCTTGTCGTTGACCAGCCAGCCCGCCGCCCGCAGCAGGGCGGCGATCTTGCGGTAGCCGTAGCGGCCGTACCGGCGCGCCAGCTCAATCAAGTCGGCGAGCAGCGCCGCCTCGTCGTCTCTCCCCCGCGGCACCTTGCGCTGCGTCGAGCGATGCTGCCCGAGCGCGCGACAGGCGCGCCGCTCGGAGACCGTCAGCACGGTCCGGACATGCTCGATGCAGGCGCGCCGGCGCGCGGGGCTCAGAAGTTTCCCCGGGCGGCCTCCTGCAGGATCAGCTTGTCGAGCGTGAGATCTGCGATCGCCTTGCGCAGCCGCTGGTTCTCGGTCTCCAGCTCCTTCATCCGGCGCACCTGGTCGGACTTCAGCCCGCCGAACTCCTTGCGCCAACGATAGTAGGT
Protein-coding regions in this window:
- a CDS encoding IS3 family transposase (programmed frameshift); translated protein: MGTKKHKPEEVVTKLRQVDVLVSQGQSVADAIRAIGVTEVTYYRWRKEFGGLKSDQVRRMKELETENQRLRKAIADLTLDKLILQEAAPGKLLSPARRRACIEHVRTVLTVSERRACRALGQHRSTQRKVPRGRDDEAALLADLIELARRYGRYGYRKIAALLRAAGWLVNDKRVERLWRQEGLKVPARQPKKGRLWDGDGSCVRLRPEHRDHVWSYDFVEARTHDGRKVRLLNVIDEFTRECLAIRVARKLKAPDVIDVLSDLFILRGVPAHVRSDNGPEFIAQSVQKWIAAVGAKTAYITPGSPWENGYIESFNARLRDELLNGEIFYSLREAQILIESWRRHYNGVRPHASLGYRPPAPEVFVPALPAWPAALARPAPPAKLPVVERPTVH